One Epidermidibacterium keratini DNA segment encodes these proteins:
- a CDS encoding Asp23/Gls24 family envelope stress response protein encodes MTATSNPSNSSNQKDTKRPEGDGAVSRREDGRLVNKNGKISVADNVVQKIAGMATREVPGVHGMGSGASRTFGAIRERIPGSSGPNVSQGVSVEVGETQAAVDLDIVIEYGVSIADLGQAIQRNVKQAVERMTGLEVVEVNVSVDDVYLPQEDNNNDKNNEDEKRVS; translated from the coding sequence GTGACTGCTACCTCGAACCCCTCGAACTCATCGAACCAGAAGGACACCAAGCGGCCGGAGGGCGACGGCGCGGTATCGCGTCGTGAAGATGGCCGACTGGTCAACAAGAACGGCAAGATCTCCGTCGCCGACAACGTCGTGCAGAAGATCGCTGGCATGGCCACCCGCGAAGTACCCGGTGTACATGGCATGGGAAGCGGCGCCAGCCGCACCTTCGGCGCGATCCGCGAGCGCATCCCCGGCAGCAGCGGCCCGAACGTCTCGCAGGGCGTCTCGGTCGAGGTTGGCGAGACGCAGGCCGCGGTCGATCTCGACATCGTCATCGAGTACGGCGTATCCATTGCCGATCTCGGCCAGGCGATCCAGCGCAACGTCAAGCAGGCCGTCGAGCGCATGACCGGCCTTGAGGTCGTCGAGGTCAACGTCTCGGTCGATGATGTCTACCTGCCTCAGGAAGACAACAACAACGACAAGAACAACGAAGACGAGAAGCGGGTCTCGTAG
- a CDS encoding Asp23/Gls24 family envelope stress response protein, translating into MTEPVAAVVDGVDVDAVAAAAVACAHVRTLVAKSDADQVSTYTPGRVIDGVRVEDDAVVLSVEIAWDASAAQVADELATAVAGLIGDRRVDVVIASVADPGQPADLPELPAASTPAQPTISTPPNRPTPPASPTPPSTPDR; encoded by the coding sequence GTGACTGAGCCCGTCGCTGCTGTGGTCGACGGCGTCGATGTTGACGCCGTCGCCGCAGCGGCGGTGGCGTGCGCGCACGTGCGCACGCTCGTCGCCAAGTCGGATGCCGACCAGGTCTCGACCTACACGCCCGGCCGAGTGATCGACGGCGTCCGGGTCGAGGACGATGCTGTGGTGCTGTCGGTGGAGATTGCCTGGGACGCCTCGGCGGCCCAGGTCGCCGACGAGCTGGCTACCGCGGTCGCCGGGCTCATTGGCGACCGGCGGGTCGATGTCGTGATCGCCTCGGTGGCAGATCCCGGCCAGCCCGCCGACCTGCCGGAGCTTCCGGCGGCGAGCACGCCGGCGCAACCCACCATTTCGACTCCCCCGAACCGGCCAACCCCGCCGGCGAGCCCGACCCCACCGAGTACGCCAGACCGATGA
- a CDS encoding DUF2273 domain-containing protein, which yields MSMTHVGTLVGLVLGLALAFGSFGQMLIVALGAALGFGVSKVLAGQLDLTPYIGGQRTKR from the coding sequence ATGTCCATGACGCATGTAGGAACGTTGGTCGGCCTGGTCCTCGGGCTCGCCTTGGCGTTCGGGTCCTTCGGCCAGATGCTTATCGTCGCCCTCGGCGCCGCCCTCGGGTTCGGCGTCAGCAAGGTGCTGGCTGGGCAACTTGACCTGACCCCGTACATCGGCGGTCAGCGCACGAAGCGATGA
- a CDS encoding Asp23/Gls24 family envelope stress response protein, translated as MSAPVATRPDGHLIGHNELGTISVNPSVVSKVASRASIDLPEVGAAQTRVLGLSVPGAGFMGGRDTDLSALPKASADVNGSVASIDLQVAVLWPHSVRAVSEKLRAQVIGEVQRICSVDVSDVQIDVVEFASTMARRPEPRVR; from the coding sequence ATGAGCGCGCCGGTCGCTACGCGGCCGGATGGGCACCTGATCGGGCATAACGAGCTCGGCACCATCAGCGTGAACCCGTCGGTCGTGAGCAAAGTTGCCTCACGCGCCAGCATCGACCTCCCCGAGGTCGGGGCCGCTCAGACACGCGTGTTGGGGCTCAGCGTGCCCGGCGCCGGGTTCATGGGAGGACGCGACACCGACCTCTCGGCCCTGCCGAAGGCCAGCGCCGATGTCAATGGCTCGGTCGCCTCGATCGACCTGCAGGTCGCGGTCCTGTGGCCGCACTCGGTCCGTGCGGTCTCTGAGAAGCTGCGCGCCCAGGTGATCGGTGAGGTCCAGCGCATCTGCAGTGTGGACGTCAGTGACGTGCAGATCGATGTCGTCGAGTTCGCCAGCACCATGGCGCGCCGTCCAGAACCCCGGGTGAGGTGA
- a CDS encoding DUF6286 domain-containing protein encodes MRIVNRILGLIIAAALGTLAVLVIIEVIAFYTNNKTPALIDYRPWLQWADSTSWSEKAIAIGGIIAAVIGLIWLFFELKPARMSAAQAESVTPGVETYYTRGGVENAVRSAVDRVDGVQRVRAKAGRRKVTVLATAGAREASAANQLRPAVTQAAQERVNSLQLLKAPKVKVRMLTARK; translated from the coding sequence ATGCGTATCGTCAACCGCATCCTCGGCCTGATCATCGCGGCCGCACTCGGCACCCTCGCCGTACTGGTCATCATCGAGGTCATCGCGTTCTACACCAACAACAAGACGCCCGCGCTGATCGACTACCGTCCGTGGCTGCAGTGGGCCGACTCCACCTCGTGGTCGGAGAAGGCTATTGCCATCGGCGGCATCATCGCCGCGGTGATCGGACTGATCTGGCTGTTCTTCGAGCTCAAGCCCGCCCGGATGAGCGCCGCGCAGGCCGAGTCGGTGACGCCCGGCGTCGAGACCTACTACACCCGCGGCGGCGTCGAGAACGCCGTGCGTTCGGCAGTGGATCGGGTCGATGGCGTACAGCGCGTGCGGGCCAAGGCGGGGCGCCGCAAGGTAACGGTCCTCGCGACCGCCGGTGCGCGCGAGGCCTCAGCGGCCAACCAGCTGCGACCGGCGGTGACCCAAGCGGCACAGGAGCGCGTCAACTCGCTCCAGCTGCTAAAGGCGCCCAAGGTCAAGGTCCGCATGCTGACGGCGAGGAAGTGA
- the amaP gene encoding alkaline shock response membrane anchor protein AmaP — translation MHADRTNRTVNILLALILLGGGVAVALLSFGVFGQQSADRKVTDNVVSQFVGDQGTWFWPVAAVVALLVLLLCLRWIIAILASTDRVGELIVGGDRSHGRTVLSTGAVTDALVTEVEGYRGVSSASARTIGNEAHPEIVLQTRLDSSADIGDVRTKIDSEAAAHVREAMDDPQLPITVELSMDNDAGSRVR, via the coding sequence ATGCACGCAGACCGCACCAACCGCACCGTAAATATCCTGCTCGCTCTGATCCTGCTGGGCGGCGGCGTCGCCGTTGCACTACTGAGCTTCGGGGTCTTTGGCCAGCAGTCGGCAGACCGCAAGGTCACCGATAACGTCGTCTCGCAGTTCGTCGGCGATCAGGGCACCTGGTTCTGGCCGGTGGCCGCCGTCGTTGCACTGCTCGTGTTGCTGCTGTGCCTGCGGTGGATCATCGCGATCCTCGCGAGCACGGACCGCGTCGGCGAGCTGATCGTCGGCGGCGACCGCTCGCACGGCCGCACCGTCCTGTCGACCGGCGCCGTCACCGATGCGCTCGTCACCGAGGTGGAGGGCTACCGGGGAGTGTCGTCGGCATCGGCGCGCACCATCGGCAACGAAGCGCACCCGGAGATCGTGCTGCAGACGCGGCTCGACTCCAGCGCTGACATCGGCGATGTGCGCACCAAGATCGACTCCGAGGCCGCCGCGCACGTGCGCGAGGCGATGGACGATCCGCAGCTGCCGATCACCGTCGAGCTCAGCATGGACAACGACGCGGGTTCGCGAGTTCGCTAG
- a CDS encoding energy-coupling factor ABC transporter ATP-binding protein, whose amino-acid sequence MGHLSLSGNGLVVGYPGRRVLDGADIVIPAGGRVALLGANGSGKTTLLRALSGALPVESGDVRVDGVPLRRSRSGLRAHRRTVQLVLQDPDDQLFAADVARDVSFGPMNLDLPPDEVAARVGEALELLALSDLADRPIHELSFGQRKRVAIAGAVAMRPCLVLLDEPTAGLDPAGVQEMLGALARLEAADTTVVIATHDVDLALSWAHIGAVVVDGAVYQGEIADVLGNRELIARARLRTPTVLDIAAELGVSTRGITDAASLVVRLREAASRGAERAES is encoded by the coding sequence ATGGGGCATCTGAGCCTGAGTGGTAATGGCCTTGTCGTCGGCTATCCCGGGCGGCGCGTGCTCGACGGTGCCGACATCGTCATCCCGGCCGGGGGTCGCGTGGCGCTGCTCGGAGCCAACGGTTCGGGCAAGACGACCTTGCTGCGGGCACTGTCCGGAGCGCTCCCGGTCGAGTCCGGCGACGTGCGGGTTGACGGAGTTCCCTTACGCCGCAGCAGATCTGGGCTGCGCGCGCATCGGCGTACTGTGCAGTTGGTCTTGCAGGATCCCGACGACCAGCTCTTTGCCGCGGACGTCGCGCGCGATGTCTCGTTCGGCCCGATGAACCTCGACCTGCCACCCGACGAGGTTGCCGCCCGAGTCGGTGAGGCGCTTGAGCTGCTGGCGCTGAGCGACCTTGCCGACCGCCCGATCCACGAGCTGTCGTTTGGTCAGCGCAAGCGGGTCGCGATTGCCGGAGCGGTCGCGATGCGACCGTGCCTGGTGTTGCTGGACGAACCGACGGCAGGTCTCGACCCGGCCGGCGTGCAGGAGATGCTGGGAGCGCTGGCTCGCTTGGAGGCTGCGGACACGACGGTGGTCATTGCGACTCACGATGTCGACCTCGCGTTGTCGTGGGCGCACATCGGTGCGGTCGTTGTCGACGGCGCGGTGTATCAGGGCGAGATTGCCGACGTACTAGGCAATCGAGAGCTCATCGCGCGCGCCAGGCTCCGTACGCCGACCGTCCTGGACATCGCGGCCGAGCTCGGAGTGTCGACCCGCGGAATCACCGATGCCGCCTCCCTGGTGGTGCGATTGCGGGAGGCGGCATCGAGAGGTGCGGAGCGGGCTGAGTCCTAG
- the cbiQ gene encoding cobalt ECF transporter T component CbiQ, which produces MSGRLAIDEAAWASPWRTRPVAEKLLLALGLVACAVVLPPWPGVVLAGVCALVALLMVARVPARLLARSLRAPLAFIAIGSLTVLVTVQLDDGLSLAITEQSVYDAVVLAGRALAGTLGVYLLAATTPMGDLLASMRRIGVPAACVEVASVTYRMVFTLLVSTRQIREAQAARLGYSGYRRSVHSAGGLTAATLVRSWDRARRLEEGLAGRGYDGTLPTLPRSQATSMPFVLLSAFVIVAVAGLGAWGGGQWGI; this is translated from the coding sequence GTGAGTGGGCGACTGGCAATCGACGAGGCGGCCTGGGCATCACCGTGGCGAACGCGCCCAGTCGCCGAGAAGCTGCTCCTCGCGCTCGGGCTGGTCGCGTGCGCGGTGGTGCTCCCGCCGTGGCCGGGTGTCGTGCTCGCCGGAGTCTGCGCGCTCGTGGCGCTGCTGATGGTTGCGCGCGTACCGGCACGACTGCTCGCTCGAAGCCTGCGCGCGCCGTTGGCCTTCATCGCCATCGGCTCGCTCACCGTGCTCGTCACCGTCCAGCTCGACGATGGGCTGTCACTCGCAATCACTGAGCAGTCGGTGTACGACGCCGTCGTGCTCGCCGGACGCGCGCTGGCCGGCACGCTCGGGGTCTACCTGCTCGCAGCGACCACCCCGATGGGTGACCTGCTGGCATCGATGCGCCGGATCGGCGTTCCGGCTGCGTGCGTGGAGGTCGCGAGCGTGACCTACCGGATGGTGTTTACGCTGCTGGTCTCCACCCGCCAGATCCGCGAAGCCCAGGCCGCACGCCTGGGATACAGCGGATATCGGCGATCGGTGCACAGTGCGGGCGGACTCACCGCCGCGACCTTGGTGCGCTCCTGGGACCGCGCTCGCCGCCTCGAGGAGGGTTTGGCCGGTCGCGGGTACGACGGCACGTTGCCGACATTGCCGCGCTCGCAGGCGACCTCGATGCCCTTCGTGCTCCTCAGCGCGTTCGTCATCGTCGCGGTGGCCGGTCTTGGTGCGTGGGGCGGTGGGCAATGGGGCATCTGA
- a CDS encoding energy-coupling factor ABC transporter substrate-binding protein, which produces MSKRTTTLLLFVALIIVVGAAYFLGSARSGPADERFAGADSKASELIDQTNPDYQPWAQNVFTPSSSELESGLFAIQAAIGAGVVGYAVGVLRSRRKIEQARDEGRAAALRDAEEPEAADG; this is translated from the coding sequence ATGAGCAAGCGGACGACGACCCTGTTGCTGTTTGTCGCGCTCATCATCGTCGTCGGTGCGGCGTACTTCCTCGGCTCGGCCCGCTCGGGCCCCGCCGACGAACGGTTTGCCGGTGCCGACAGCAAAGCCAGCGAGCTCATCGACCAAACCAACCCGGACTACCAGCCGTGGGCGCAAAACGTGTTCACGCCCTCATCGTCGGAGCTGGAGTCGGGCCTCTTTGCGATCCAGGCCGCGATAGGCGCCGGTGTCGTCGGGTACGCCGTCGGGGTGCTCCGCTCACGCCGCAAGATCGAGCAGGCTCGCGACGAGGGGCGTGCTGCGGCGCTGCGCGATGCCGAAGAGCCAGAGGCAGCCGACGGGTGA
- a CDS encoding energy-coupling factor ABC transporter permease: MHIAEGYLPVGQAVAWAAASTPFVVYGARAVVRIRRENPEATILLGAAGAFTFVLSAIKLPSFTGSSSHPTGTGLGAVLFRPPVMAFMSTIVLLFQALLLAHGGLSTLGANVFSMGIVGPWVGYAAYRAVRRFGLSAAIFAAMALADLSTYVTTAIQLALAHPDVTSGVVGALGKFLGVFAITQIPLAIAEGIVGVIVIRVLREVARPELVRLGVLKDKAPTTSEATS; this comes from the coding sequence ATGCACATCGCCGAGGGGTATCTGCCGGTCGGGCAAGCCGTCGCCTGGGCCGCCGCGAGCACCCCGTTCGTCGTGTACGGCGCCCGCGCCGTCGTCCGGATACGCCGCGAGAATCCCGAAGCGACCATCCTTCTCGGCGCGGCAGGGGCGTTCACGTTCGTGCTGTCGGCGATCAAGCTGCCATCGTTCACCGGCTCGTCGAGCCATCCGACGGGGACCGGCCTCGGCGCCGTACTCTTCAGACCCCCGGTCATGGCGTTTATGTCCACGATTGTGCTGCTGTTTCAGGCTTTGCTGCTCGCCCACGGTGGGCTGAGCACGCTGGGGGCCAACGTGTTTTCGATGGGCATCGTCGGTCCCTGGGTGGGGTACGCCGCCTACCGCGCGGTGCGTCGCTTCGGGCTGTCGGCGGCGATCTTCGCGGCGATGGCCCTGGCTGACCTCTCGACCTACGTCACGACCGCCATCCAGCTCGCGCTTGCCCACCCAGACGTCACCAGCGGTGTAGTCGGCGCACTGGGCAAGTTCCTCGGAGTCTTTGCCATCACCCAGATTCCGCTGGCGATCGCCGAAGGTATCGTCGGCGTGATCGTCATCCGGGTGCTCCGCGAGGTCGCCCGCCCGGAGCTGGTGCGCCTCGGCGTACTCAAGGACAAGGCGCCCACCACGTCCGAGGCGACGTCATGA
- a CDS encoding DUF2252 domain-containing protein, which produces MQSTLSKADTARSKKIVKVLDDAFAPLIRKAPAAFRTKFRKMASDPHSFYRGSAALFFADMTTREDPFANAEARRIWIHGDLHVENFGTYLNSSGLMVFDVNDFDEAYLGNFTWDLQRFVASLALVGWQKALPEHEIRRLIGRYVRSYLAQVDVYADVENDEDFALRIDNTSGAVNDALRAARARRRADLLVQATEEQDGQRVFRDGPGVRRLGAKERAKVVSAFERYLGTIPEDKRYDRALFYELHDIVGRSGFGIGSAGLPAYSLLVEGYNQALDNDVVLSMKQANVPALSRFVDRKTVESYFENEGHRTMVSQRALQVHTDPLLGYTEIDGTGFVVSEVSPYEVDLDWDNLTEPDDIAEVVDYLGRATAKIHCASDEDSDQDLVEFQVEDAIVASVRGRRREFITWLQDFGVEYADTVHTDYALFVDAFRENKIGVSAI; this is translated from the coding sequence ATGCAGAGCACGCTTAGCAAGGCCGACACGGCGCGCAGCAAGAAGATCGTCAAGGTTCTCGACGACGCGTTCGCGCCGCTGATCCGCAAGGCACCCGCGGCCTTCCGCACCAAGTTCCGCAAGATGGCCTCCGACCCGCACTCGTTCTACCGAGGCTCGGCCGCCCTCTTCTTCGCCGACATGACCACGCGCGAGGACCCGTTTGCCAACGCCGAGGCGCGACGCATCTGGATCCACGGCGACCTGCACGTCGAGAACTTCGGCACCTACCTCAACTCCAGCGGCTTGATGGTCTTTGATGTCAACGACTTCGACGAGGCCTATCTCGGCAACTTCACCTGGGACCTGCAGCGCTTCGTCGCCTCGCTGGCGCTCGTCGGCTGGCAAAAGGCCCTGCCGGAGCACGAGATCCGGCGGCTGATCGGTCGTTACGTGCGCTCCTACCTCGCGCAGGTCGACGTCTACGCCGATGTCGAGAACGACGAGGACTTCGCGCTTCGGATCGACAACACCTCCGGCGCGGTCAACGACGCGTTGCGCGCCGCCCGCGCACGGCGCCGCGCCGACCTGCTGGTGCAGGCGACCGAGGAGCAGGACGGCCAGCGCGTCTTCCGTGACGGGCCGGGAGTACGCCGCCTCGGTGCCAAAGAACGCGCGAAGGTGGTGAGTGCGTTCGAGCGCTACCTCGGCACGATTCCCGAAGACAAGCGCTACGACCGCGCGCTGTTCTACGAGCTGCATGACATCGTCGGCCGCAGCGGGTTCGGGATCGGCAGCGCCGGCCTTCCGGCGTACAGCCTGCTGGTGGAGGGCTATAACCAGGCGCTCGATAACGACGTGGTGCTGTCGATGAAGCAGGCGAACGTACCGGCGTTGAGCCGCTTCGTCGACCGCAAGACGGTGGAGAGCTACTTCGAAAACGAAGGGCATCGCACGATGGTCAGCCAGCGCGCGCTGCAGGTGCATACCGATCCGTTGTTGGGCTACACCGAGATCGACGGCACCGGGTTCGTGGTCTCGGAGGTCTCGCCCTACGAGGTGGATCTGGACTGGGACAACCTGACCGAACCCGACGACATTGCCGAAGTGGTCGACTATCTCGGGCGCGCCACCGCCAAGATCCACTGCGCCTCCGACGAGGACAGCGACCAGGACCTCGTCGAGTTTCAGGTCGAGGACGCGATCGTCGCATCGGTGCGGGGCAGGCGGCGCGAGTTCATCACGTGGCTGCAGGACTTCGGCGTCGAGTACGCCGACACGGTGCACACGGATTACGCGTTGTTTGTCGACGCCTTCCGCGAAAACAAGATCGGCGTCTCGGCGATCTAG
- a CDS encoding dihydrofolate reductase family protein: protein MRKLIYYVASTVDGFIAGPHGEVDFYGQSPELLAEIFAEYPETCPTHVRDALGVSGPARHFDTVVMGRRTQQPALDAGLTTAYPHLDNYVLTRHTDLPSDPVVTYVPTDPVALVRELKSQDGMDIWLCGGGQAAGMLAEEIDELHLKVSPVLIGGGTPLAATADLQRFQLASSRTLPGGVLLNLYRR, encoded by the coding sequence ATGCGCAAGCTCATCTACTACGTTGCGAGCACGGTCGACGGCTTCATCGCCGGGCCACATGGCGAGGTCGACTTCTACGGCCAGTCGCCAGAGCTGCTGGCCGAGATCTTCGCTGAGTACCCCGAGACCTGTCCCACCCACGTGCGTGACGCACTCGGCGTCAGTGGTCCGGCGCGGCATTTCGACACCGTGGTCATGGGCCGGCGCACCCAGCAGCCCGCGCTCGATGCTGGCCTGACGACGGCGTACCCGCACCTGGACAACTACGTCCTGACTCGCCACACGGACCTCCCGAGCGACCCCGTGGTCACCTACGTGCCCACCGACCCGGTCGCGCTCGTGCGCGAGCTGAAGTCACAAGACGGCATGGATATCTGGCTCTGTGGCGGCGGGCAGGCAGCAGGCATGCTGGCAGAGGAGATCGATGAGCTGCACCTGAAGGTCAGCCCGGTGCTCATCGGCGGCGGTACGCCGCTGGCGGCGACAGCAGACCTGCAGCGATTCCAGCTGGCATCCTCGCGCACCTTGCCCGGCGGGGTGTTGCTGAATCTCTATCGCCGATGA
- a CDS encoding TetR/AcrR family transcriptional regulator, with product MVANPARRVALADAAITVLGEQGARGLTHRAVDVLAGLPKGTASNYFPSRAALLLGAAERIFVRLTPEDSRVGEIEASAGDDTLVDYVQYVLERLLAAPQLALALIELRLAAARSADVAEVIAPFLRAGLAADVEFHRTHGLSGGTDRVVLLHHLVDGLVLDRLTVPLQPDRDPADVAAEFVRALRSR from the coding sequence ATGGTTGCCAATCCTGCTCGTCGCGTGGCCCTCGCGGACGCCGCGATCACGGTGCTGGGTGAGCAGGGCGCCCGCGGGCTCACCCACCGCGCGGTCGACGTACTCGCCGGGCTGCCGAAGGGGACGGCCTCGAACTACTTCCCCTCACGCGCGGCGCTGCTGCTCGGCGCGGCCGAGCGCATCTTCGTGCGGCTCACGCCGGAGGACTCGCGGGTGGGCGAGATTGAGGCGTCCGCCGGCGACGACACGCTGGTCGACTACGTCCAGTACGTCCTCGAGCGGCTGCTGGCTGCGCCCCAGCTCGCGCTCGCGCTCATCGAGCTGCGCCTGGCGGCGGCGCGCTCTGCGGACGTCGCCGAGGTGATCGCGCCGTTCCTGCGAGCGGGACTGGCGGCCGACGTCGAGTTCCACCGCACGCATGGACTGTCTGGCGGGACCGACCGCGTCGTACTGCTGCACCACCTTGTGGACGGGCTGGTGCTGGACCGGCTCACGGTGCCGCTGCAGCCAGATCGCGACCCGGCCGACGTCGCCGCCGAGTTCGTGCGCGCCCTCCGCTCCCGCTGA
- the cobM gene encoding precorrin-4 C(11)-methyltransferase, with protein sequence MTVHFIGAGPGAADLLTLRAVRLLQDSPVCLYAGTYIGDDVLAHCGPGTELIDTAHLNLDEIIDVAVRAHEAGHDVARLCSGDPSVYSAIAEQARRLDRAGVPWDVTPGVPAYAAAAALIGKELTVPEVAQSVVLTRAQRDSTKMPQTEALANFARTGATLALHLAIRHTRRIAGELAEEYGADCPVVVVANAEQPEQLILRGKLADIADQVESAGLRQAAIILVGWALNAEGFVDSHLYRSRHQSPESPSAVEPDTLRRS encoded by the coding sequence ATGACGGTCCACTTCATCGGTGCCGGCCCCGGCGCTGCTGACCTGCTCACGCTGCGGGCCGTGCGCCTGCTGCAGGACTCACCGGTCTGCCTCTACGCCGGCACCTATATCGGCGACGACGTCCTCGCGCACTGCGGGCCGGGCACCGAGCTGATCGACACCGCGCACCTCAACCTTGACGAGATCATCGACGTCGCCGTGCGCGCGCACGAAGCGGGGCACGACGTCGCGCGCCTGTGCTCTGGCGATCCCTCGGTCTACTCCGCCATCGCCGAGCAAGCCCGCCGTCTCGACCGGGCCGGCGTGCCGTGGGATGTGACCCCCGGGGTCCCGGCGTACGCCGCTGCGGCCGCGCTGATCGGCAAGGAGCTGACGGTGCCGGAGGTCGCGCAGTCCGTCGTACTCACCCGGGCGCAGCGCGACTCGACCAAGATGCCGCAGACCGAGGCGCTCGCGAACTTTGCCCGCACCGGTGCCACTCTCGCACTGCACCTGGCGATCCGGCATACCCGCCGCATCGCCGGTGAGCTCGCCGAGGAGTACGGCGCGGACTGCCCGGTCGTGGTCGTCGCCAACGCCGAGCAGCCAGAGCAGCTCATCTTGCGCGGGAAGTTGGCCGACATCGCAGATCAGGTCGAGTCGGCCGGCCTGCGTCAAGCCGCGATCATCCTGGTCGGCTGGGCGCTGAACGCCGAGGGCTTCGTCGACTCGCACCTCTACCGCTCCCGCCACCAGAGCCCCGAGTCGCCATCTGCGGTGGAACCGGACACCCTACGGCGCTCGTAG